A region of Pleionea litopenaei DNA encodes the following proteins:
- a CDS encoding 3-hydroxybutyrate dehydrogenase, with protein MKATVLVTGAGSGIGLGVAEHFAKNGHSVIVTDLNDEQLTHAKELLANYPCEFFPLDVTSQESVDALKAQIEAKARQTDAPLTMPQIVINNAGIQHVAKLEDFPMERWNLLIQVMLVGVARVTQAFLPHMKQSNFGRIVNIGSLHSVVASPYKTAYIAAKHGLLGMAKSLSLELAEQDITINTVCPAYVKTPLVEKQIQQQAAEHGISEEDVINTIMLRPMPKKSFIDIAEIAAACDFFAAPIAKNITAQALLLDGGWTAQ; from the coding sequence ATGAAAGCAACTGTATTAGTTACTGGCGCAGGCAGTGGTATTGGTTTAGGTGTCGCTGAGCACTTTGCGAAAAATGGTCACTCAGTGATTGTGACCGATCTAAATGATGAGCAATTAACCCATGCAAAAGAATTATTAGCCAATTATCCTTGTGAGTTTTTTCCATTAGATGTTACCTCGCAAGAATCGGTTGATGCTCTAAAGGCACAAATTGAAGCAAAAGCACGGCAAACCGATGCTCCACTAACAATGCCGCAAATCGTGATCAACAATGCAGGCATTCAACATGTCGCTAAGCTAGAAGATTTTCCGATGGAACGGTGGAATCTTTTAATACAAGTGATGTTGGTTGGCGTCGCTCGTGTAACCCAAGCTTTCTTACCTCACATGAAGCAATCTAACTTTGGCCGAATCGTTAATATTGGATCATTGCATTCGGTCGTTGCATCGCCCTATAAAACGGCCTATATCGCAGCTAAACACGGCTTGTTGGGAATGGCGAAGTCTTTGTCTTTAGAACTTGCTGAGCAAGATATTACGATCAATACGGTTTGTCCTGCCTATGTAAAAACTCCGCTCGTTGAAAAGCAAATTCAACAACAAGCTGCGGAACATGGGATCAGCGAAGAAGACGTTATTAACACAATCATGCTGCGTCCAATGCCCAAAAAGTCGTTTATTGATATTGCAGAAATTGCCGCTGCGTGTGATTTTTTTGCAGCCCCGATTGCGAAAAATATAACCGCTCAGGCATTGTTGCTTGATGGCGGCTGGACAGCACAATAA
- the ispB gene encoding octaprenyl diphosphate synthase: protein MSNSAPSFAAIKELIETDINATNQLIYQELKSDVALINQLGFYIVNSGGKRLRPLLVLLAANAVGYRGQAHHTAAAIIEFIHTATLLHDDVVDDSDLRRGEKTANALFGNEASVLTGDFLYSRAFQMMVRVDSMAVMQLLANTTNLIAEGEVLQLMNVNEPDLSEDDYFEVIRRKTAILFAAACELGGILSQDEALRQPLHDYGLNLGMAFQVVDDLLDYFSDAETMGKNVGDDLAEGKPTLPLMYAMQHSNDDDAQLIRQAIVEGSKENIGKILQIIEKSGAHQYCRKRAEDFSDQAKAALASLDESPFKQALMDLADLALGRQS, encoded by the coding sequence ATGTCTAATTCTGCACCCTCTTTTGCTGCGATTAAAGAACTGATCGAAACCGATATCAACGCGACCAATCAGTTGATTTATCAAGAACTTAAATCTGATGTTGCGCTGATCAATCAGCTTGGCTTTTACATTGTAAATAGTGGCGGAAAACGACTTCGCCCTTTGCTGGTACTATTAGCAGCCAATGCGGTCGGCTATCGTGGCCAGGCACATCATACAGCTGCGGCCATCATCGAGTTTATTCATACCGCCACCCTTTTACACGATGATGTCGTCGACGACTCAGACTTACGTCGAGGCGAAAAAACCGCCAACGCTTTGTTTGGCAATGAAGCAAGCGTACTGACCGGCGATTTTCTTTATTCCAGAGCGTTTCAGATGATGGTTCGAGTCGACTCTATGGCGGTCATGCAGTTATTGGCGAACACCACCAATTTAATCGCTGAAGGCGAAGTGCTTCAATTAATGAACGTTAACGAGCCCGATTTAAGCGAAGACGATTACTTCGAAGTCATTCGACGTAAGACGGCAATTTTGTTCGCCGCCGCTTGTGAACTAGGCGGCATACTGAGTCAAGATGAAGCCTTGCGCCAACCATTGCACGATTATGGGCTGAATTTAGGAATGGCTTTTCAAGTCGTGGATGATTTATTGGATTATTTTTCTGACGCAGAGACCATGGGAAAGAACGTTGGCGATGACTTAGCCGAAGGTAAACCCACGCTGCCACTCATGTATGCCATGCAACACAGCAATGACGATGATGCACAATTGATTCGCCAAGCAATCGTCGAAGGAAGTAAAGAAAACATCGGCAAAATATTGCAAATCATTGAAAAAAGTGGCGCCCATCAATACTGTCGCAAGCGGGCTGAAGACTTCTCTGATCAAGCGAAGGCGGCTTTAGCTTCACTCGATGAGAGTCCCTTTAAACAAGCCCTGATGGATCTCGCCGATCTCGCATTAGGTCGCCAGTCTTAG
- the rplU gene encoding 50S ribosomal protein L21 — MYAVFQSGGKQHRVKEGQTIKLEKIEAETGATIDFDKVLMVGSGADVKVGAPYVDGAKVTAEVVSQGRHKKIKIIKFKRRKHHMKQMGHRQWFTEVKITGING; from the coding sequence ATGTACGCAGTATTTCAAAGCGGTGGTAAACAACACCGTGTTAAAGAAGGTCAAACGATTAAACTAGAAAAGATTGAAGCCGAAACTGGCGCAACAATCGATTTCGATAAAGTATTAATGGTTGGCAGCGGCGCAGACGTTAAAGTTGGCGCACCTTACGTTGATGGCGCGAAAGTAACCGCAGAAGTGGTTTCACAAGGTCGTCACAAGAAAATTAAGATTATTAAATTTAAACGCCGTAAGCACCATATGAAACAAATGGGGCATCGTCAGTGGTTCACAGAAGTGAAAATCACTGGAATTAACGGTTAA
- the rpmA gene encoding 50S ribosomal protein L27 → MAHKKAGGSTRNGRDSESKRLGVKRFGGEVVSAGSILVRQRGTQFHPGENVGIGRDHTLFAKVDGQIKFAVAGRNNRRTVSVIPA, encoded by the coding sequence ATGGCTCATAAGAAAGCTGGTGGTAGTACCCGTAACGGTCGCGATTCAGAATCGAAACGCCTTGGTGTTAAACGTTTCGGCGGTGAAGTTGTTTCTGCTGGAAGTATTCTAGTTCGCCAACGTGGTACTCAGTTCCACCCAGGTGAAAATGTAGGTATTGGCCGCGACCATACCTTGTTTGCGAAAGTTGACGGTCAAATCAAATTTGCCGTAGCTGGTCGTAACAATCGTCGTACAGTTAGCGTTATTCCAGCGTAA
- the cgtA gene encoding Obg family GTPase CgtA: MKFVDEVTIKVAAGDGGNGCCSFRREKYIPKGGPDGGDGGDGGSVYLVADNELNTLVDYRYERFYQAERGENGRGGNCTGAKGADKVLKVPVGTIVIDANTDERIGDLKEPGQRLLVAHGGWHGLGNTRFKSSVNRAPRQTSPGSEGERRELKLELKVLADVGLLGLPNAGKSTFIRQVSAAKPKVADYPFTTLIPNLGVVNPEAHRSFVIADIPGVIEGASEGAGLGVRFLKHLARTELLLHIVDLMPFDESDPVSNFHAIEEEVAKFTESDEPELTQKPRWLVLNKMDLLAERAAESCAEFLKQVAWDGPVYSISAATGDGCDELVWAILEHVEAKKGQGGKSEQDPNEVLEPIAPPPFMSQEDWGGQEE, translated from the coding sequence ATGAAATTTGTCGACGAAGTCACCATCAAAGTTGCCGCTGGTGACGGTGGAAACGGTTGTTGTAGCTTTCGCCGTGAAAAGTACATTCCGAAAGGAGGTCCTGACGGTGGTGATGGCGGCGATGGCGGCAGTGTTTATTTAGTCGCCGACAATGAATTAAATACGTTAGTCGACTATCGGTACGAACGCTTCTATCAAGCTGAGCGCGGTGAAAATGGACGTGGCGGCAACTGTACAGGTGCGAAAGGAGCCGACAAAGTTCTAAAAGTGCCGGTTGGAACCATCGTTATTGATGCCAATACTGATGAGCGCATAGGTGATCTAAAAGAACCTGGACAACGCTTATTAGTCGCCCATGGCGGATGGCATGGTTTGGGTAATACGCGTTTCAAAAGCAGTGTTAACCGTGCTCCAAGGCAGACTTCTCCTGGTTCCGAGGGTGAACGTCGCGAATTAAAATTAGAGCTGAAAGTTTTGGCCGATGTCGGATTATTAGGATTACCCAACGCGGGCAAGTCTACGTTTATACGTCAAGTGTCTGCGGCGAAACCAAAAGTTGCGGACTACCCATTCACCACATTAATTCCTAATTTAGGCGTTGTGAACCCCGAAGCTCATCGCAGTTTCGTGATTGCTGATATTCCTGGTGTCATTGAAGGTGCTTCCGAGGGTGCCGGCCTAGGTGTGCGCTTTTTAAAGCATTTAGCTCGAACAGAATTGCTATTGCACATCGTAGATTTGATGCCCTTTGATGAATCTGATCCGGTGAGTAATTTTCATGCCATAGAAGAAGAAGTGGCTAAATTTACGGAGTCGGACGAGCCAGAGCTTACTCAAAAGCCGCGCTGGCTAGTTCTCAATAAAATGGACTTGTTAGCCGAGAGAGCAGCGGAGAGCTGTGCTGAATTTTTAAAGCAAGTAGCGTGGGATGGGCCGGTGTACTCGATATCTGCCGCCACGGGTGATGGTTGTGACGAGTTGGTCTGGGCTATTTTAGAGCATGTAGAAGCGAAGAAAGGGCAAGGTGGCAAGTCAGAGCAAGATCCGAATGAAGTTCTCGAGCCGATTGCGCCGCCGCCGTTTATGTCGCAAGAAGATTGGGGTGGTCAAGAAGAGTAA
- the rpsT gene encoding 30S ribosomal protein S20, with protein MANIKSAKKRARQSEARRQHNASRRSMLRTQLKKALTAISGGDKEAAQSAFVNVSGVLDRAASRGLIHKNKAARHKSRLAAKVKAMA; from the coding sequence TTGGCTAACATCAAATCCGCCAAAAAACGAGCGCGTCAATCAGAAGCTCGTCGACAGCATAATGCAAGTCGTCGTTCTATGTTGCGCACGCAATTGAAAAAAGCACTGACTGCGATCAGCGGCGGTGATAAAGAAGCTGCTCAATCAGCTTTTGTTAACGTCTCAGGTGTTCTTGACCGAGCAGCAAGCCGTGGTCTTATCCACAAAAACAAAGCTGCCCGTCATAAGAGTCGCTTAGCTGCCAAAGTTAAAGCAATGGCATAA
- a CDS encoding OmpA family protein, producing MKKYLLGAAVLAAGINVHAEVDRNVYFTILGGVQDFHSSSEDNAPIMSNILDESDVIGAELGFMVTRNSAFQLSYNKLNPNDAIGFGDEDMILTSLDYMHYFANDSKGGPYLRLGIGRYTFDDETAGGGWNESDIGRLGLGFEDELNSFFSWRGEFGVIRDDTTKRYDTQLVLGITMNFGGSDPAPVPVKAVETKAVTKNTRLDSDNDGVFDDVDQCPGTTAGIVVDPRGCELDSDGDGVPNSKDACAATPAGAKVDGKGCRLMLDETVRITLNVKFANNSSDIQSSFNKEFAEVAEFMKQYPDTNLVVEGHSDSIGKDTYNQWLSEKRAQAVADYLVSNYGLARSRVSSKGYGESKPIADNSTAEGRAKNRRVEAVIETTVKRAQ from the coding sequence ATGAAGAAGTATTTGCTTGGAGCAGCAGTTCTGGCAGCAGGTATTAATGTACATGCAGAAGTCGATAGAAACGTTTATTTCACCATATTAGGTGGGGTGCAAGACTTTCACTCTAGCAGTGAAGACAATGCTCCCATAATGAGCAATATTCTCGACGAAAGCGATGTGATTGGTGCCGAGCTTGGGTTTATGGTTACCCGCAATTCAGCGTTTCAATTGAGTTACAACAAACTGAACCCTAATGATGCCATTGGTTTTGGTGACGAAGATATGATTCTGACGTCATTAGACTACATGCACTACTTTGCCAATGACTCAAAAGGTGGACCTTACTTACGTTTGGGTATTGGTCGTTATACTTTTGATGATGAAACCGCTGGCGGTGGCTGGAATGAGTCTGATATTGGTCGTTTAGGGTTAGGCTTTGAAGACGAGCTGAACAGTTTTTTCAGTTGGCGCGGTGAATTTGGCGTCATTCGTGATGACACGACCAAGCGTTACGACACACAGTTAGTGCTAGGTATCACAATGAACTTTGGTGGCTCAGATCCAGCACCGGTTCCGGTCAAAGCGGTAGAAACGAAAGCTGTCACAAAAAATACCCGTTTAGATTCTGATAATGACGGTGTATTTGACGATGTAGATCAATGCCCTGGTACAACGGCAGGTATTGTTGTTGATCCTCGTGGCTGTGAGCTCGACAGCGATGGTGACGGTGTACCTAATTCTAAGGATGCTTGTGCAGCAACACCAGCTGGCGCGAAAGTCGACGGCAAGGGTTGTCGTTTGATGCTTGATGAAACGGTTCGCATTACCTTGAACGTCAAGTTCGCGAATAACAGCAGCGACATTCAGTCATCGTTCAATAAAGAATTCGCTGAAGTCGCTGAATTTATGAAGCAATATCCAGATACGAATTTAGTCGTGGAAGGGCACTCAGACAGCATTGGTAAAGATACTTACAACCAGTGGTTATCTGAAAAACGAGCGCAAGCCGTTGCCGATTACTTAGTCAGTAACTATGGCTTAGCTCGCTCTCGAGTCAGTTCGAAAGGCTACGGTGAATCTAAGCCGATCGCTGATAATTCTACTGCGGAAGGTCGTGCTAAAAACCGTCGTGTTGAGGCCGTTATTGAAACAACGGTAAAACGAGCGCAATAA
- the murJ gene encoding murein biosynthesis integral membrane protein MurJ produces MQKVSLLKSGVIVSVMTLLSRILGLVRDIVIANVLGAQAATDVFLVAQKIPNFLRRLFGEGAFAQAFVPVLSEYQQLKDKTAVLHLTSKVAGTLGGVLLVVTVIGVVGSPVIGGIFGYGFIEKGETYKYELVSDLLKITFPYIFFISLTAFAGSVLNSLGRFAVPAFAPVLLNLCIIFAAIWVSPLLAEPVEALAWAIFIAGVLQLLMHLPFLWRQGYLVKPSWGWKDSGVRKVLKLMIPALFGVSVSQINLLLDTVIASFLVTGSITWLYLSDRMLEFPLGIFGIAIATVILPSLSRQHAGNQSETMSRLLNWALHMVLLIGLPAAVGLFMLAEPVMLTVFQHGSFTLDDAAMASYSLQAYVFGLLGFMFIKVLATGYFSKQNTRTPVKIGIVAMVVNMVMNLLLFKPYGHVGLAVATAVSATVNAGLLWGGLVRNGTLVMSSRWFWWSARALLSAAVMISAIYWSQPAIETWQSQSTFERSWQLVWLIVLGAGSYLVTLFILGFRIKDVKSE; encoded by the coding sequence TTGCAAAAAGTCAGTTTATTGAAGTCGGGAGTCATCGTTAGTGTCATGACGTTATTGTCGCGCATACTCGGGTTGGTTCGTGACATAGTGATCGCTAATGTGCTTGGTGCTCAAGCCGCTACCGATGTTTTTTTGGTGGCGCAAAAAATACCCAATTTTTTACGACGACTTTTCGGAGAGGGAGCCTTTGCGCAAGCCTTCGTTCCGGTGTTGAGCGAGTATCAACAATTAAAAGACAAGACAGCTGTGTTACACCTGACCAGTAAAGTCGCAGGTACTTTAGGCGGCGTGCTGTTAGTCGTTACGGTGATCGGCGTGGTCGGTTCACCGGTTATTGGTGGCATTTTTGGGTATGGGTTTATTGAAAAAGGAGAGACCTACAAATATGAGTTGGTCTCAGACTTATTAAAAATTACTTTTCCCTACATTTTCTTTATTAGTTTGACCGCATTCGCTGGGAGCGTATTAAACTCTCTGGGGCGCTTTGCAGTGCCTGCTTTTGCTCCAGTGTTACTGAATTTATGCATTATCTTTGCCGCTATTTGGGTGTCGCCGTTGTTGGCTGAACCGGTGGAAGCATTAGCGTGGGCAATATTTATTGCGGGTGTCTTGCAGTTATTAATGCACCTCCCTTTTTTATGGCGTCAAGGGTATTTAGTCAAACCGAGCTGGGGGTGGAAAGACAGTGGCGTTCGCAAAGTTTTAAAGTTGATGATCCCTGCCTTATTTGGGGTCTCGGTTTCGCAGATTAACCTGCTATTAGATACCGTGATTGCGTCATTTCTGGTGACCGGCAGTATCACTTGGTTGTATTTGTCGGATCGCATGTTGGAGTTTCCGTTGGGCATTTTTGGTATTGCCATCGCTACGGTTATATTGCCGAGCTTGTCGCGGCAACATGCGGGTAATCAGAGTGAAACCATGAGCCGATTGCTCAATTGGGCACTGCATATGGTCTTACTTATCGGGCTTCCGGCAGCCGTGGGTTTATTTATGCTAGCCGAGCCTGTGATGCTAACCGTTTTTCAGCACGGAAGCTTTACACTCGATGATGCTGCAATGGCTTCGTACAGCTTACAAGCTTATGTTTTTGGTTTGCTCGGTTTTATGTTCATTAAGGTTCTGGCGACCGGATATTTCTCGAAGCAAAATACTCGTACTCCCGTGAAAATTGGTATCGTCGCTATGGTGGTCAACATGGTGATGAATTTGTTGCTATTTAAACCTTATGGACACGTCGGGCTTGCAGTAGCAACGGCTGTTTCTGCGACGGTTAATGCAGGTCTACTTTGGGGTGGTTTGGTGCGTAATGGAACCTTGGTTATGTCTTCCCGTTGGTTCTGGTGGAGTGCGCGAGCATTGCTTAGTGCAGCGGTTATGATCAGCGCGATATATTGGTCACAACCTGCGATTGAAACTTGGCAAAGTCAGTCGACTTTTGAACGCAGTTGGCAGTTGGTTTGGCTCATCGTGTTGGGCGCTGGCAGCTACTTAGTCACTTTGTTTATATTAGGCTTTCGAATTAAGGACGTTAAATCTGAGTGA
- the ribF gene encoding bifunctional riboflavin kinase/FAD synthetase: protein MQLIHGLKRISVQAEGCVATIGKFDGIHLGHQQILEAVVARAKQMQLPSAVIVFEPDPQEYFAGDKAPARLTRFGEKWRLFEQLGIDKVICLRFAKSLASMEAEDFINDLLIDRLQVKHLIVGDDFRYGRQRQGDFKLLQALGREHFSVQSTASIKQGTERISSTLIRQKLASGDIKAAKQLLGRPFALLGKIVHGDKLGRTLNFPTINVPLRRRVSPLQGVYLVRVHGLKETASWGVANIGRRPTVNGQQARLEVHLLDFNRDCYGERVEVEIIEQLRQEQKFDSLDALKQQIEADIEAAKQIIQTMGE from the coding sequence ATGCAGCTGATCCATGGCCTTAAACGTATTTCGGTACAAGCTGAAGGCTGTGTTGCGACTATTGGAAAGTTTGATGGTATTCACTTAGGGCATCAGCAAATCTTAGAAGCGGTTGTTGCCAGAGCCAAACAAATGCAACTACCGTCGGCTGTCATTGTTTTTGAACCCGACCCGCAAGAATATTTTGCTGGTGACAAAGCGCCTGCTCGGTTAACGCGATTTGGTGAAAAGTGGCGGTTGTTTGAGCAGTTGGGTATCGATAAAGTTATCTGCCTACGGTTTGCCAAGTCTCTGGCATCGATGGAAGCCGAAGATTTTATTAACGACTTGTTGATTGATCGGTTGCAGGTGAAACATTTGATTGTCGGTGATGACTTTCGTTATGGGCGTCAACGACAAGGTGATTTTAAGTTACTGCAAGCGCTAGGGCGAGAACACTTTAGTGTTCAGAGTACGGCCTCGATTAAACAGGGGACTGAGCGAATTAGCAGCACGCTAATCCGTCAGAAACTGGCTTCAGGTGATATAAAAGCGGCCAAGCAGTTGTTGGGTCGTCCATTCGCCTTATTAGGAAAAATTGTTCATGGTGATAAATTAGGGCGAACCCTAAATTTTCCGACCATCAATGTTCCATTGCGTCGTCGGGTTTCACCTTTGCAAGGTGTGTACTTGGTTCGGGTTCACGGCTTGAAGGAAACCGCTAGTTGGGGCGTTGCGAATATAGGGCGACGACCAACCGTGAATGGGCAACAAGCGCGATTAGAAGTTCATCTTTTAGATTTTAATCGAGATTGCTACGGCGAACGCGTAGAAGTTGAAATTATTGAGCAATTACGACAGGAACAAAAGTTCGATTCGCTCGATGCACTAAAACAACAAATTGAAGCTGATATTGAAGCAGCAAAACAGATCATCCAAACGATGGGTGAGTGA
- the ileS gene encoding isoleucine--tRNA ligase codes for MADYKATLNLPNTEFPMKASLAQREPEMLKQWNEKGIYKRIREASQGRPKFILHDGPPYANGDIHIGHAVNKILKDVVLKSRSLSGFDAPYVPGWDCHGLPIEHNVEKKIGKAGVKVPFAEFRQKCRDYAAKQVDGQKKDFIRLGIFGDWENPYLTMNFQFEANIVRALAKIVMNGHLHKGVKPVYWSVVGGSALAEAEVEYHDKTSASIDVRFKADASLLQAFHFDNSSNLPVSAVIWTTTPWTLPSNQAISIHPKLDYALVQVDAGSGKELLVLAREMVDDVMKRYDLEEFEVVATAAGSDLENILVSHPFYDKQVPLILGEHVTTDAGTGLVHTAPDHGADDFNVGKAYGIELLNYVGPDGVYSSTTPLFAGDHVYKVEDKICDLLAERGSLVRKTKLTHSYPHCWRTKTPLIFRTTPQWFVSMEKNGLREKALSEIKQVQWVPDWGQARIEGMVDGRPDWCISRQRTWGVPLCLVIDKETGEPHPNAVEIMEKAAQAIEKDGIQAWFDMPLEALVDGDTSQYAKIDDTLDVWFDSGVTHACVLAVREELQEPADIYLEGSDQHRGWFQSSLLTGVAINNRAPYKAVLTHGFTVDEKGEKMSKSKGNVLAPQQVINELGADVLRLWVASTDYRGEIAVSKEILKRTADTYRRIRNTSRFLLANLNGFDPATDMVAPSEMLPLDRWAVNAALETQQSIAKSYESYTFWQVVQQIHHFCAMDMGGFYLDIIKDRQYTAKRGSLAHRSCQSAMYLISQALIRWMAPVLSFTAEEAWQYLPGDHSDTIFIETWFDGLTAYSDDTISLDDWAAIREVKAAVNKAIEAMRVAKTLGSSLEANVTLSVSEKWYQPLSKLQNELRFVLITSQATVEQGEQGEATALEGVFLTITANQDQKCERCWHRRPEVGTLSEHPGLCNRCVENVAGDGEIREFA; via the coding sequence ATGGCTGATTATAAAGCAACGCTTAACCTTCCAAATACAGAGTTTCCGATGAAAGCCAGTTTGGCACAGCGTGAACCTGAAATGCTCAAGCAGTGGAATGAGAAGGGTATTTATAAGCGTATTCGTGAAGCTAGCCAAGGGCGCCCGAAGTTTATATTGCACGATGGTCCTCCCTATGCCAATGGTGATATCCACATTGGGCATGCGGTCAATAAAATTTTAAAAGACGTAGTATTAAAGTCGCGCAGTTTAAGTGGCTTTGATGCACCCTACGTGCCTGGTTGGGATTGTCACGGATTACCCATCGAGCACAATGTTGAAAAGAAGATTGGTAAAGCAGGCGTTAAAGTTCCTTTCGCCGAATTCCGGCAAAAGTGTCGTGATTATGCCGCGAAACAAGTCGACGGACAGAAAAAAGATTTCATTCGTCTTGGTATTTTTGGTGACTGGGAAAACCCTTACCTAACCATGAACTTCCAGTTCGAGGCCAACATCGTTCGAGCCCTAGCGAAGATCGTAATGAACGGGCATTTGCACAAAGGAGTTAAGCCGGTTTATTGGAGTGTTGTCGGTGGCTCCGCGCTCGCTGAAGCCGAAGTGGAATACCATGACAAGACTTCAGCTTCAATTGATGTGCGATTTAAAGCCGATGCAAGTTTGTTGCAAGCGTTCCATTTTGACAATTCAAGTAACCTTCCTGTGTCTGCGGTTATTTGGACCACAACGCCTTGGACTCTACCATCGAACCAAGCCATTTCGATCCATCCAAAGTTAGATTATGCCTTGGTACAGGTTGATGCGGGCAGTGGCAAAGAGTTGTTGGTACTGGCGCGTGAAATGGTTGACGATGTGATGAAGCGGTACGACCTTGAAGAGTTTGAAGTCGTCGCAACCGCAGCAGGCAGTGATCTTGAAAATATTTTAGTGAGTCATCCGTTTTACGACAAACAAGTACCGCTCATTCTTGGCGAGCATGTCACCACCGATGCGGGGACTGGCTTAGTGCACACCGCACCTGACCATGGCGCAGACGACTTTAATGTGGGTAAAGCCTATGGCATTGAGTTGCTCAATTATGTTGGGCCAGACGGCGTCTATTCATCGACAACGCCGTTATTTGCTGGTGATCATGTGTATAAAGTTGAAGATAAGATTTGTGACTTACTGGCAGAGCGGGGCAGTTTAGTTAGAAAAACTAAATTGACGCATAGTTACCCTCATTGTTGGCGTACCAAAACTCCTTTGATTTTCCGTACCACACCACAGTGGTTTGTCAGTATGGAAAAAAATGGCTTACGTGAGAAAGCGTTGAGTGAGATTAAGCAAGTTCAATGGGTGCCAGATTGGGGACAAGCTCGAATCGAAGGTATGGTTGATGGCCGACCAGACTGGTGTATCTCACGCCAAAGAACGTGGGGTGTTCCATTGTGTTTGGTGATTGATAAAGAAACCGGTGAACCGCATCCTAATGCGGTTGAGATTATGGAGAAGGCGGCTCAAGCGATAGAAAAAGACGGTATTCAAGCTTGGTTTGATATGCCGCTTGAGGCATTAGTTGATGGCGATACGTCGCAGTACGCAAAAATTGATGACACGCTCGATGTTTGGTTCGATTCGGGTGTTACGCATGCCTGTGTTCTCGCGGTTCGAGAAGAGCTGCAAGAGCCAGCAGACATCTATTTAGAGGGGTCTGATCAACATCGTGGTTGGTTCCAGTCGTCTCTACTAACAGGCGTCGCGATCAATAATCGAGCACCCTATAAAGCGGTGTTAACTCATGGTTTTACCGTCGATGAGAAAGGCGAGAAAATGTCGAAGTCTAAGGGCAATGTACTCGCTCCTCAGCAAGTCATTAATGAGCTCGGTGCTGATGTGTTGCGCTTATGGGTGGCTTCGACCGACTACCGTGGTGAAATTGCCGTATCAAAAGAAATCTTAAAGCGTACCGCAGATACTTATCGTCGTATTCGCAATACAAGCCGCTTTTTGCTAGCAAACTTAAATGGGTTTGATCCGGCAACCGATATGGTTGCGCCATCAGAGATGTTGCCGTTGGATCGTTGGGCGGTTAATGCTGCATTAGAAACTCAGCAGTCGATTGCGAAATCTTACGAAAGCTACACCTTTTGGCAAGTCGTTCAGCAGATTCACCATTTCTGCGCGATGGATATGGGAGGGTTCTATTTAGATATCATTAAAGATCGGCAATACACTGCGAAACGAGGCAGTTTAGCTCATCGCTCATGCCAATCGGCAATGTATCTAATTTCACAAGCCTTGATCCGCTGGATGGCACCCGTGTTGTCTTTCACAGCAGAAGAAGCATGGCAGTATTTGCCTGGAGACCATAGCGACACCATTTTCATCGAAACCTGGTTTGACGGATTAACCGCCTATAGCGACGATACGATTTCGTTAGACGATTGGGCGGCCATTCGCGAAGTCAAAGCGGCAGTGAATAAGGCGATTGAAGCGATGCGCGTCGCTAAGACATTGGGCAGCTCTCTTGAGGCGAACGTGACCTTGAGTGTCTCAGAAAAGTGGTACCAACCTTTATCAAAGTTGCAAAACGAACTGCGGTTTGTATTGATCACCTCTCAAGCAACGGTTGAACAAGGTGAGCAAGGAGAAGCAACAGCATTAGAGGGTGTCTTTTTAACGATTACGGCTAATCAGGACCAAAAGTGTGAGCGCTGTTGGCATCGTCGTCCAGAAGTCGGCACCTTGTCTGAACACCCAGGTCTATGTAACCGCTGTGTTGAAAACGTAGCTGGAGACGGTGAAATAAGGGAGTTTGCGTAG
- the lspA gene encoding signal peptidase II has product MSQGAGNQTLVRRVSQSGLVWLFVTFIVVIIDQWTKLWAVDALSDGSIIEVMPHFDFRLAYNYGAAFSFLADAGGWQRYGLSVFAVVISLVLLVWMYRIKASEKWLSIALSLVLSGAIGNAYDRISYGYVVDFIDWYWEKSGYHWPAFNIADSAICVGAVMLIIDSLFFQQDSEEETLQGKTAKGSRVNER; this is encoded by the coding sequence GTGTCTCAAGGCGCTGGTAATCAAACTTTAGTGCGACGAGTCAGCCAATCTGGATTGGTCTGGTTGTTCGTCACCTTTATTGTGGTCATTATCGATCAGTGGACTAAGTTATGGGCTGTTGATGCGTTATCCGACGGCTCCATTATTGAGGTGATGCCTCATTTCGATTTTCGCTTAGCGTACAACTACGGAGCGGCTTTTAGCTTTCTTGCTGATGCGGGGGGATGGCAACGATACGGTTTGTCGGTGTTCGCCGTGGTCATCAGTTTAGTTTTGTTGGTTTGGATGTATCGAATTAAAGCCAGCGAGAAATGGCTCAGCATTGCCTTATCTTTGGTGCTCAGCGGCGCCATTGGTAACGCCTATGATCGCATTAGCTATGGTTATGTTGTCGACTTTATCGATTGGTATTGGGAGAAATCTGGTTATCATTGGCCGGCGTTTAATATTGCAGATAGTGCAATTTGCGTGGGCGCCGTCATGTTGATTATTGATAGCTTATTTTTCCAGCAGGACTCAGAAGAAGAGACGTTACAAGGTAAGACAGCGAAAGGTAGTAGGGTAAATGAGCGGTGA